AGGTTACAGTTTTCATCAAAGCCTGCAAAGAGCAAATAGATGTTCTCAAGAATAGCATAAATAACGAGGAAGCCAATTCAAAGGGATGGCTTGGTATAAGGAGTGACAGTTCAAATGCAGATACCATAGCTCACAAACATGGAGTGGTATGGCTTGTATATCTGCATTGTTTTGATACCAATCATAATGCTTTCTCCTTGTTTATAGTTGCGGCTGTGGTTATTGTTGAGATTTCTCTGGATATTCACTCGAGCTGTTCAATAATACGTAGCACTAGGTTTTGGACTCTTTTAATGTTTTTTACATGAAACAAAAGATGACCTTGCTTTTGTTATCAGTTGTGGTGGTCCTCAATCCGAGATTGTCGTGTCAAATTCATTTGTTTATGAGTACAGAATATTGTGCCATAACCATTGATTTGTTAGTAATGCTGTGGCAATTTAAGGTAAAAAAACTTTTTATAGTTTTAGCATCTCTAGGAAGCACATAGACTCGTATTTATGTACTAATATAAAAGCTGAAGTATTATCATTTCTCAATATGACTTTTTGCTTAGCgaaattatttttgtaattgCAGGTATTAATCTTAAGTGAAAAGCTTCACTCAGTAACATCCCAATTTGATCAGCTTCGAGCTGTACGCTTTCGAGACGCCATCAATCGGGTGACACCAAGAAGAAAACTCAAGCCGAAAGGCCCTACTGTTGCAGAGAGCTCAACTTCTGGAAACATTGACTCCAGGGAAGTAAGCAATACAGGAATCAGGCAGACAGATGATGCTCAAGCACAGCCAATTAGATTCCAGCAACAGTACTTAGATGATGAGACACACGCTCTTCAGGTAATCAACTGGTGACTAGTAGAAGCTTCTGTATTTGTGGCGTAAGCTAGTCAAGCCATAGTTTTCTCTAATTTGATTTTCTGAGTTTGTGTAATGTTGATGCAGGTAGAGTTAGCTACCATGTTAGACGCTGTTCAAGATACAGAGACAAAGATGGTGGAAATGTCTGCACTGAACCACCTCATGTCTACTCATGTTTTGCAACAAGCCCAACAGATAGAATTTCTGTACGAGCAGGTAAAATGAACTTCATCCACTTCTCCAAGCTGATTTACAATCTCTGTTTTCATGTGGAAATTGTACTTCATGATATAGCTCGTTTGTTACCTTTTGCTTGTTTCACATCCATAAAAAAGCCTTAGAACACTTGTTTACTACTTTtaattagataaataaatgtgcAGTATATTAGAAATGCTGAAGTTTATTATTCCTTTGTTTTTGGATTAAACAGGCAGTTGAGGCTACAAATAATGTGGTGCTTGGTAATAAAGAGCTCTCGCAAGCAATCCAAAGGAATAGCAGTAGCAGAACATTTCTTTTGCTCTTTTTATTTGTCCTTACCTTTTCAGTTCTCTTTCTTGATTGGTATAGCtgatttagattttttttccctatttttttatatttcaaatgGTATGGCTGAATTAGACACAATTGATTGTCCATGTTATACGAAATTGTACTGGAGTAGGGCATAAATTTAAGTACAGTACTTCATATGAATTTGCAGAGTATCCCGGTTTCTTACGTTGCGTGAGCATTGGTGTAACAAAGGAATAATATTCGAATGATGGTATTTCTAATTTGGATGATAAAGAAGATCTTATCAGATTTGGTACTAAATACTTCTCTTTCGTTCCAAGATAGttaatttgtttctttttgGATACGAAGGAGTCAATGCAGCTTAATTGGGCAAATAAAGAGACAATCGATTCCTTAACTGGAAGTGACCTCCCTGCTCAAGGTGATGGTGATAATGGTGATAAACATTCATACACTTAGTTCATGTTCGGTTGGCGACACTAAATAATCATAGTATTAGATAGGTTAGGATGGGCCTTATCTAGGATTAAACTAATATTGAATTAAGGATTGTGGTTTGGTTTACTAGATTAATCTTAGATAACTTTAGTTTGATAATTGGTAAACAAGATTAATTACATTAACTCATTTTATATTagattttatgtttttgtttggTTTACAAGATCATGTccaagatatttttttttcaatataaaatatTGGATTGATAaggttaattatatttatatctctaaaaattttaaaaaaattaaaattgattaatCTTAATTATGTACGTGTGACCAAAATATTAGGATTGCATAACTATTGTATAGTGCATGGTTCACATGTGTCGATAACCACTagacattttttaaaaagttcATATAAAAAAACCACATCCCAAAAATTCTCCAACCCCAAATGCATAAACCAAAATTTCCCAACCCCAAGAACAAATTGTCGACCTCATCCACATCCATGACGACAGTTAGCAAGGGTAGGAGAAGCCAGATAAGTTTAGTCGCAGGGGTGGGGGAGAGATGGACAGTCGCGAGATTAAGGTAAATAATGCTGCACCGAGATGGGCCGAGACAAAGAAGACGCGGGCCGACGGGCCGGAGGAGCATGACAATAATGCCAACCGAACAATAGATTGTCCATGAAAAGATACGAATCGAGACTCTGTCGGGGCAACCGAACATGGGCTAAATGTATAAGATtttaaagtgatttttttaCTATGGGGGCGTGTGGATGCCATATTGCCTCAGGTTATTGAAAATGTCCCTAATCcgtttttgtattttatatactGGCGTATATGTGATAATCACATAATGATGATGATAGTAATAAGGTGTATGCATCAACAAATCTGGACtctatatagtagtactatgacatatcaaaatattttatatatttacctTACTCTTTTCTTTTTGTACTTTCCTCTAAACAAAtcatagtagtaatatttattgatGAATCCACAAATCATAAAACTGCAAATTATAAGTATACATTTATATTCAAGAGTCAAACTTAGCTTTTGCGCATATCCAATATACATAAAAAAAGATCATATCACATTTACTAAAGAATTCATTTAATCTTTACCAGTGGAAAATTACAAAAATGTGTGCATTGTACTGAATAAATAATGGTCATCATCAACTTTGATGTTTCATCTCTTCTTCCATTGAAATAATAGTTGCAGGTGCTTTAATAAGggtttttctatttatttaaacAGACAAAAAAAGATTTAATTTAAAGATTGTATCGATATAAAGCgactgaaaaaaaaaagaataggaAAAGTCCAAAAGCCATTAAACGGGAGCGCAGAGTTGTATTCAGGGATAAAAAATTCCAATGGTGGTGAAACAAGTTCAATTATATGCCACTCCATCCCAACACCAAATGATGTCCATATTTATCATTTCGATCCATCCATAAAATATTgtccactttatttttttctctatttttgataaatggACCACACTTTCTaataactcattacactcacattttattataacactagtagtatatataaaaataagactcatattctattaacaTTTTCAATTCTCTTTTTCTTCATGTTTCTTAAAATACATGCCGAGTCAAATGTGGACAAATTTTggtggacggaaggagtaatatatTACAGTTAAATAAGAGTAATTGTTCAAAATGGGACATGAAGATAAGAGTACACAAATATTGCGACGCCAATTAGCGAACTGCAAATCGTGAATTTCTTGCAttctactaaaacaaaaaaactgcCACAGCTGACAACTGAAGGAggatatttataattttcaaattttccacACAAGCACAATCCCCTTGGATCATATCTTCCATCTTCGAAAGTAACAAACACAAAGAGGGCTTTCAAGCAAGAAATCCTAGACAATATATATGATGGGATACCTACAAACGAATTAGAGATGAATGAAAACAGATCAAAAATTACATTTTCGGCATGTAACTCACGTGTGCTTCCCATCATATAACACAATATCATGGGAATTTGCTTTTAAACAGTGCCCAAGTACACCTATCAAGAAATTTTCTCAAACAAGATTTACTCAAGCCATGAGATCAGCTCAAAAGATCTTAGTCCAGCTGATACAAGACTAAGAATTGAGGGAAGATTAGCCAATCCGTGGTTTGGTTTCTAGGTAAAGCCTAAGTTTCATAACCTCATCGGCATTGTAAAAATATACGCAAAATTAGTACTTACCCTAGTCTCTAACTGGATGCTGCATCACAGATTTGAATCATTCCCCATGTCAAAAAGCGTCATAAAATAGTGCTGAAACATAGAGCTGCATGTTTACTCATCCAAATCCAGGAGGCACATCAGGATCTTCATAGCTAGCATCTCCTGAATGCTTATGCTCGAGCACAGAAGAAAATCCAGGTGGAGCATCGTAATCCAAATTGTCAGGCTCTTCTAATTCATCCAGCTGCCAGCTGTCTCCCACTTTTGCTTTTATTGCTTTTCGTTTACGACGATTTGGCCTATCAACATTGTTCATTtggtttttcttcttcttcttccgccTCAGAGCAAATCCTATTGGTTCATTCAAGTCTTCATCTGAAAGTGTATCACTAGCCGCAAAAGCGCCTGCAGCATCACGAGATTCTAGCTTATTGCCTGGTGATGAATCCTTTCGAGAAGAGGACTCACCATTGTCCTTGCCTCCAGGATTTGATAGTTTATCATATACTGACCGTACAGTTTCTTTTATTTCAGACTGCATGCCATCAGCAGATTTAATTATATTCCACAAACCATCAGATATTTGGTTCATCAGCTTGGCCCTGAAATATAGAGGattcaaatgaaacatcaaGAACCGAGCATTTTGTAGAAACTCTGACAAGAGTTATCTTACCCAATTTTGACACaactataatttatatttgtgTCAGCAGCAAATCTGAAGAGTTATCTTACCCAATTTCTTGGTGTATTGCATCAGAAAGCTGACGTGGTTTCATAGACTCCACCCCTGGACGACTTAGTGCTGCTGATTGTTTAACCATTGATATAATATTGCTTCGCAATTCTTCCTGTTGATAATTACAGAACTACTGTTATATATCAGAATACAGGAACAGATAATAGTGGGAGGCAGGGGAAAGATAATTTTATCGTTCATTTACGGTATTAGTTCTAAAACTATATTCCTCCAATGATTTTTTccactaaataaaataaaattcattgtTATGGTTCAGTATAATAAAATTCCTATTACTTATTCTAGGCCAAAATATTCATTCCCAATGTATATTTGCCTTTATATGTTTTAGTTCTCTCTATCCAGTATCCATCATGGTACAAAAATATTGGAACCAACTCCAATGATATTTTTATAGCaaaactaaaatttataaaGTTATGGTTCGGTATGATGAAATGGTCTTATACTTATCCACATTTCAACATGTCCCAATTTCAACAAAGTCATGACAGTGAATCTAACAGAAATTAGCCAAATAATCTCTTCATGTATATTTTAAATCATATTTTGAGTTCTCTTTCCCTTGCAAATTGGCAATACAATAATTCTGAACCTAACTCAAATGAGTTTTCACCAAAAATTAATATTCACACGGTTTGCACACAATGCCATCCCCAATTAGCCAATTTCTATGgggcagagggagtatatagtactcctatCCAAGAAAAAAATGTAACAAGCATCTGCAAATATTTAGGGGATCCTTTATTAAAAATAGTTTTGATTATGATGAGTGCTCTTACTGGACCACCTACAAAAAGTACAAATAATATTCTAGAGTTGTGACTGAGAGCTTCTAGTATTTTCTTACATAAAGGGGTGACGTGGTACACTGACTATCCAACTCTACTCAATATATACACAATATAGGAGAAATTACAGTTAAGTAAGCTCTTGATCCTTAAGATAACAATTTTAACAATTCACTTTGCAACCTTCAGTCCTTCACCTAACTCTTTAGCTGAATTTAAAATAGGTGTATATTGTCCATACAGTGAGTCACAGAGGTATTTTTGTATATTGATAAAATACCAATAAGTGGTCTTTACGCTGCTACCATGACTTTTGGCCCTGTTAACAATCTGGTTCAGAACTCTCCTACCAGCAATCCAGCATAGATGTCAACTTGTCAAGTACTCTAAAATACATCTATCTGATTAACCACAAATACCCAATTTTTGAAGGTTTTCTCTGCAAGTATACTTTCTTACTTAACACAAGCTCTATTTTTACAAACTATGAAAGAAGGACAAGACAATTAGTCCTGCATTTCAAAGTGTATAAAGGAGTGGAGTATAATGAATCTCATACATCAAGGTAGCAAGGGGACTAACGCCATCCAACAAAGGTTAGATGTTTCTTATATCAATGCCATCCATGATTTAGCAACCTGTTTATCTCAACTCTCCATCTTTAGATTGTTTTATAGCACTAAATAATGAAGTATCTGTTTCACAACAGAGTTCGTTCATCAAGTTTTCCATATGCCTTGAAAATATGTATAAGTTCATTTTTTTCCTTCTGAACCACACAAGACCAGGAACAGGAAAAAATGGGTGGAAAGTTCTGTTCCATTCATGGCAATCACCGACATGATGAACGTAAAGCTACTGCTACTTGTAAATCCCTAGCATTTGGGTCATTAAATCCCTGTCAAGCACTAAAGGATCCAACCAAAACATAAACCTTTTACATTGCACCAAACATCAAAAACCTtatctcaaaataaaaaataaataaactgcAAAGCAAATTTCAACCAAACTATGATGAACTTAGAGATCCCTACCAAACATTTTATCCATCACAACTCCTATACTGAACTACACTTCATTTTGCAGTTACCcacaaaataaaagattaagttaCAATCTTTGGAGGAAAATTCCTCAACAAGAGTCCAATAACAGACGGTTTGGTACAGTTAACTTAGTTTAGTGAACACGAAAATACTaacaaaaacacaaaattaaaatttcatttgtttATTCAGGGTTAAATTTACCACACTAGGAAAACACCAGCAATTCATCCTTATCCAACAAAGTAAACTAGGTTAAATCTGTTAAGGAGGAAGCACCAATTTTAAGGTTGCAACTCTTGGCGAGAAAACTACTTAAGTTCACCATAGCACATATGCACCGGAAACTATATACAGCAGCTAATTTAATAAAGCACAGTAAAGTTGGTGTGTACAAAGCTTAACAAAATTCGCCAATTGAAAGGCTCAAGTGAGGCAGAAAACTCACATCGTCCTTCAGTTTACGGATGGTTTTTCGACGAAGGCGATCAAAATCACCGTCGTCTTTGAGGGTCGAAATGACAACTTCGGGTTTGACACGGCCGCCGCTGCCGTTGGAGCCCGTGTCTATCATCGGACCCAATTTGTCGTACTTGCGAATTGGTGAGTTTCTACGCGAAAGAAAAGGGAAGATAGAAAAGGAAACAATTGAAAGAATTAAAGAAGAGCAATTTTCGGACTGAATTTCAGTGATTAATAATGAATAAATTACAAAGCGACAGGCGAGAGTTGGAGCCGGAGGCCGAGCTGACCGCTTCGTTGACACAAAAGGAAGGAAGGTAGGTATTTcaaataagagcatctccattgggcggatgtcccactcggacatccactaggacttcccaaaaacacctcctgccacgtcactagaacttctcatcccactgtcacgtcactaggacatccccttcacaatctgcccttcccatcgcccttcccactaggacttcccgcaataaaaaaatcataaattcacaaatatacgtaacagaattataattttgacacggaatacgagaaaatttcaaatgcttcattaaaaaaaattacataaaaaagagaaaaaaattacataataaaaaagaaaaaattacataataaaatttttgactcggctcactcctcgtcgtccgtGCCGCCCTCGCCGTCGCTCGTGTCGCCTTcgccgtcgcccgtgccgcccccgtcgtccccgccgctaatctcggcgccatcatctccaatgggtggcatccccaaatcgcgccgacatccatcgatgacatccttcaacatccttttgtacacaggatctgtcgtgctatgccacctatgcatggtccggaccaagctagTCGTTATCTGCGCGAGGGCGAGACGGTCGTACTCTTCTGGGagagcaggggcctccgattggacctcgaacgacccgctgctgcttcccctagccttccgctgcgcagccttttgcccaatcAGGCGACGACGCCGGCGGGAGTCTGATTaaggtagcggggacacttcctcggtttctgggagctcgtgcgaaccagcactgctgctgtattcaccggaagcgttgatcttcgtctgCTTCTGccagcccgattcgacacccccacaaaacttttgggaatccttcaccacgagatagttttggtagaggccggcaaatcgactggttgcctggcggagattgttttggtagaggccggcaaatcgactaagcttaggcctcaaccgctcccatTGTTTCGGCATTGTTCGGGAACGCGACacttcgccccagccggtttgtgtgtgaggtaggcttcagcgacgcgatgccacagtctgtcaatatgctggttagcaccgacatagggatcctcgactattgaaacccaagccttcgaaagcgcgacgttttccaacacgctccagaccgtcctctttcccgtctcctcatcatcctcctcctcagccaccgttcgcgaggaagagcccgtggctttccccttgcccctGCCACGGCCCTTGCCCCTGCCCCTTGCCGCTGTCCCCACATCATCGGGAGTCTCCCTGACTGGAGATAGCctcaactcctcaaaagagaaagtttccacgccggtgaactgagtctgcggaacaaaactggagggggtatcagtagacaACATATCGATAACcggccgatagacatcgtccgctagtggttcaggccccctgccaccccctcccccaggcatggtctgcatcatccccggcatcatcccacccatccccatcatatttggggtcatgcccccccatccccatccccatccccatccccatcatatttggggtcatgccccccatcccggctgccctgggcatcataccacccatcccacccatccaattgtacatattgcAGTAAGGGGACATCATACCACTCATCCCACTCTTCCCACCCATACAACCCATCctacccattccacccatccccgacattgTCGGAACCGTTGTTGCATTTCCGCTAGAGTTTCCCTCCAGTTCGGCGGGAAATgtcggagtctgcgactcgctcgtggtgGGGGAGTTCCTGTCGTTCTCCATTaattagaaatgaaatttgtagtaaaagaagagagaagcttgttaacacaagtggtgcgaatgaaatgaagttcaacgagtcatatatatagagttttttaaaaaaaatttaaataccggacgtccgacccacgccacaatggcggacgtccgcccgcccgtcgcccgcacgtccgaggacatccgacgtccttatgggatgtccgtatccgacttgccacgccacaatggcggacgtcccggtcacccgtcgcggatgtccgaccggacgtcctccattggagatgctctaacaaaattattttcaagattatattaaattatttttcatctCTTATGtattattactaatattctAGATTTATGGAGAAAATTAAATGAAGtagaaaatatattcatttcaAACTACTCCTCAATTAAAATATgtttgtcctcaaggtggaaattAGAAAAAACAACATTCACCTCCATCATCCTCGTCAATGGTGTGTGCCTTACATGATACCAGAACGTCCTTGTTGATATTATGTACTGGTGCATCATAATTCACAACATCATTATTATGGACGGATGAACAAATGTTGCTAATTCGGCATTCGAAGAGATTGCCGGTTCCTTGACTACAAGCGACCATCATGCCTCAAGGCACTCTGGCAAATCTTCGAGCATATGCAGCTCAGCGTGAGTTGACACGTGATAGAGAGCAACGGTTCGACCACGTCGATGACAtgtaaaatttgaataattacaatataatattatataatttttttatataatgctTTTATTGTTGgaaattattcaaaataatcTATTAGTGACACAACGTCCATAATTGTCTTATttcaatataatattataatagttCCTTCCATGTACCACATCACCAATAACCGCACTAAAATAATCTATTAGTGACATAACGTCCATAATTGTCTTATTTCAAGACCTCCTGGGTTAATACTAAAAATGTATATATGCATATCAAATAATAGGTATATGCAggaaaagtagaaaaatatttattaaattcaaaatatccataaCTTTAAGTGTCTGAACCAACATGGAAACATAAATATTAGACGTTTCCATACTCAAGACCAATTCTGTTAACTTATTCCATAAATGTCTTAGGCTGTAACGCGTAGTCAATGGATCAGCAACCATAAGCTGTGTGCTTATATATTTTATAGATATTCTTTGTTTCCAAAACTTCATCTTTCACGACAAGAAACTTTAATTCCATGTGTTTAATTCCTTTGAATACTTGTCATTCTTACATAAAGATACAATTGCACTATTATCACAATACAATTTCAAGGACATGGATATTGAGGAGACAATACCAAGGCctgaaataaaattttgcaaTCACTAATTTTTCAAAGCAAGCCATAAATTCAGCTTTAATGGTGGATGTTGAATTAGAACTTTGCTTTATACTTTTCCATGATATGGCTCTTCCGGTCATAAGAAAAATGTAACCAAAAGTTGATTTTCTAAAGTCAACACATAAATCATAATCTGAATCGGAATATCTAATCACTTCTAATTGATCAGATTTTCTATCTGCAAGCATATAATCTTTTGCCCCCTTTAAGTATCTCATTATCATCTTTGCAGCTCTCCAATGTTCAATGTGAGGGTTACTTTGGTAACGACCTAGCATTTTGAGGACAAATCTAATGTCTGATAGTACAGACTTGAGCATACATCAAACTTCCCACAATAGATGCATAAGGAATATTTTCCATCTCTTTAGGTTCTAATTCAATTTTTGGGTATTGATTCAAACTGAATTTGTCACTTTATGAATTGGAACAACACTTGGAGAACATGCACTCATGTCATATCTCTCTAAAAGATTCGATCTATGACGTAGGATGTCTCACACATATCTTTTATGTTGGAATTTTTAGAGAGATAATTTTAGTATCATGTAGTAATCCAATGTCACTACTAGCAAGCaatatatcatcaacatacagaacCAAAAATATGAACTTACTCCCACTAACCTTGAGGTATATGCACCGATCAACAGTGTTTACTTCAAAACCAAAAACACTAATATTGTCATGGAATTTAAAATACCATCGTCGAGAAGCCTGTTTCAGTCCATAAATTGATGTCTTAAGTTTGCAGACTAAATTTTCATTCCCTTTCTTAATGAAGTCTTCAGGTTGTTTCATGTAGACTTCTTCTTACAAATCGCCATTCAGAAAAGCAgtttttcacatccatttgatgtAGTTCCAAGTCGAAATGGGCTACAAGTGCCAAAATGATTCTAAGTGAGTCTTTCTTTGGTACATTAGAGAAAGTCTCTTTATAATCAATGCTATGTTTCTGAGTATAACCTTTGGAAACAAGTCTGGTTATAAATCGTTCGATTAAACCATTCATGTCGAATTTGGTCTCGAAGACCCATTTACACCTAATACATTTGTGTCTATCAGGTAATTCGACAAGGTCCTAAACTTTATTATAATCCATACATTTTAACTCTTCTATCATGGCATCAATCCATTTATTAGAATTATTACGCTTAATGGCAAGTGAAAATGAAACTGGATCGTTATGCATACCTATATCGCATTTAGATTCTTGGAGATATATCACATAGTCATCAGAAATTGCCCACCTTCGTTTTCATAGAAAACGCCTTAATGGCACTTCCGTAGATGCTTCTTCCACACCTATGTTCAATGACTTTGGCATCATCATTAAGTGGTTGATCATTCAAATATTGTTAGGCTGTTCAACAATATTTGGCACACTTAATTCTTGAGAAAATGAGGGAAGAAGGTTATACCCTTATTTCATTAATGACCactgactcaacttattttaacacaagaaattcccgcaagtgtacggg
The genomic region above belongs to Salvia splendens isolate huo1 unplaced genomic scaffold, SspV2 ctg1169, whole genome shotgun sequence and contains:
- the LOC121788873 gene encoding uncharacterized protein LOC121788873 isoform X2 gives rise to the protein MIDTGSNGSGGRVKPEVVISTLKDDGDFDRLRRKTIRKLKDDEELRSNIISMVKQSAALSRPGVESMKPRQLSDAIHQEIGAKLMNQISDGLWNIIKSADGMQSEIKETVRSVYDKLSNPGGKDNESRDAAGAFAASDTLSDEDLNEPIGFALRRKKKKKNQMNNVDRPNRRKRKAIKAKVGDSWQLDELEEPDNLDYDAPPGFSSVLEHKHSGDASYEDPDVPPGFG
- the LOC121788873 gene encoding uncharacterized protein LOC121788873 isoform X3 — its product is MIDTGSNGSGGRVKPEVVISTLKDDGDFDRLRRKTIRKLKDDEELRSNIISMVKQSAALSRPGVESMKPRQLSDAIHQEIGAKLMNQISDGLWNIIKSADGMQSEIKETVRSVYDKLSNPGGKDNGAFAASDTLSDEDLNEPIGFALRRKKKKKNQMNNVDRPNRRKRKAIKAKVGDSWQLDELEEPDNLDYDAPPGFSSVLEHKHSGDASYEDPDVPPGFG
- the LOC121788873 gene encoding uncharacterized protein LOC121788873 isoform X1, encoding MIDTGSNGSGGRVKPEVVISTLKDDGDFDRLRRKTIRKLKDDEELRSNIISMVKQSAALSRPGVESMKPRQLSDAIHQEIGAKLMNQISDGLWNIIKSADGMQSEIKETVRSVYDKLSNPGGKDNGESSSRKDSSPGNKLESRDAAGAFAASDTLSDEDLNEPIGFALRRKKKKKNQMNNVDRPNRRKRKAIKAKVGDSWQLDELEEPDNLDYDAPPGFSSVLEHKHSGDASYEDPDVPPGFG